In bacterium, the sequence CGGTTCGAGGGCGAGGGAATCGGTCCTGAAGCCGGGCCTCGCCATGCCCGGATGTACACAAGGCGTACCTCGGCAGGCTGGGCGACTGGAGCCCAGCTGCAGGGGAGGGGCTAGGCGAGGCGTATCTGGAATCGCCGGGAGAGTTGAGCCCGGACCCGTTGCGCGTCCAGCCAAGGCCCGGCAACCGTCTCGCGCAGGAAGTCGATCCAGCCACGGACTCCCAGAGTCCGGACCACCTCTTGGAGGCGCTCGGTGCAGCGAGCCAGGACGTTGAAGAAGTGCCCCAAGCGCATCAAGTAGTGGTAGCCTTTCATGGCGTTCCAGTTGTAGGCAAAGCAGTGCTCATAGTGGTAGCCGTGGCGCTTCTCGACCAGGATGTTGGTCTCGATGGCCCAGCGGTGGCGCGCCGCCAGATTGCAGCGCGAGTGCAGGTTGTGCTCGCTCAGAGGCTCGCTCGAGATCCAGGCATGGCGCGATCGGTGGGTCACGATCTCGCCCGAGGGCGCCACCTCCTCCCAGGTCTCCTCGCAGACCACCATGTGGATCACCAACTGCCGGCTTTCGTGGCGACCATAGGTGTACTCGATTTCATTGACCCACACGAAGCTCTGGTGACGGTTGCCCCACCGCAAACGGCGACGGTTGTTGGGCTGGAGCTGCTTGAGACCCTCGAACTCCTCCCAGACCCTGGGCAGGGATGAGTTCTGCAAGACGATCATGAACTGCCAATGGTAGCGCCGGCACAGCGCCATGATCGGGCCATTGGGATACAGCCCGTCGAGCAACAGCAGGATCTTCAGTCGCCGGAAGTGCTGCTTGAGCCGTTTGGCCAACCGTTTGAAGGCCTGCGACTCGCAGTCCTGAGTCTCGCTCTGGCTGGCGCCTTCGTGGAGGGTCAGAAACTCGCTCAGCAAGGGCAGCACCAGGCCATTGCGAAACGCCAGACAGGCCTCGACGACGACGACGTAGTACTGCTTGGAGGCCTCCTCCCCCGAGCCCACCGGACGCTCGAGCGCGTGGTCGTCGAAGCGCCAGGTACGGAACAACTTCTGGGTACCATCGATCGCGATCGGGTAGAAACCGCCGATCCGGTAGCGCCGGAACTTCTTGCGCCGGATCAAGGCCTGGACCAAGTCCATATGCGCTTGCTGGATCTGCTCGACATCGATGCGCGCCAACAGGCGGTAAAGCGTATCGTGGTGGGGTAGATCTTCCAGCTCCGGAACCAAGAGCTTCAGGTTCTCCTGGAACATCGGCAGGGTCATCTTGCGGTTGGCCTCGCGCCGCGAGGCCATCTGAAAGACGAAGCTCAGGATGCCGTAAACCAGCACCGACGTCAGCACGTGCTTGGTCTTTCTGGGGTTTCGCGGATCCGGGATCTTCGCCAGCCGTGGAATCAACCGCCGCAGCTGGTCGCCGAGAACCTTGAAATGCTCCACCACCGTATCCTGGCGCTGC encodes:
- a CDS encoding transposase family protein, whose protein sequence is MSKPSRRPARELQKARLRAQKKLRQKQRAEGLEVSGQPTLPNRKSQLSTREEEQQQRQDTVVEHFKVLGDQLRRLIPRLAKIPDPRNPRKTKHVLTSVLVYGILSFVFQMASRREANRKMTLPMFQENLKLLVPELEDLPHHDTLYRLLARIDVEQIQQAHMDLVQALIRRKKFRRYRIGGFYPIAIDGTQKLFRTWRFDDHALERPVGSGEEASKQYYVVVVEACLAFRNGLVLPLLSEFLTLHEGASQSETQDCESQAFKRLAKRLKQHFRRLKILLLLDGLYPNGPIMALCRRYHWQFMIVLQNSSLPRVWEEFEGLKQLQPNNRRRLRWGNRHQSFVWVNEIEYTYGRHESRQLVIHMVVCEETWEEVAPSGEIVTHRSRHAWISSEPLSEHNLHSRCNLAARHRWAIETNILVEKRHGYHYEHCFAYNWNAMKGYHYLMRLGHFFNVLARCTERLQEVVRTLGVRGWIDFLRETVAGPWLDAQRVRAQLSRRFQIRLA